A genomic stretch from Arachis stenosperma cultivar V10309 chromosome 3, arast.V10309.gnm1.PFL2, whole genome shotgun sequence includes:
- the LOC130966017 gene encoding uncharacterized protein LOC130966017, whose amino-acid sequence MPTFSAIALDRLLEPGGSRPVERSAPCSMPLQNSQNGRNANAPSPFPPSPYIINHKRRSPRLLKSTSEASILAERNVLQDCEKPFGKSSDMVILKEQGDSVYHFEYDSSKNGDFGTGHRESGSSSITNDLQVPTMNSQRGLEIEDFFDPNESMTFASITDVEDNAGQNCL is encoded by the exons ATGCCGACCTTTAGTGCCATAGCATTGGATAGGTTGTTAGAGCCTGGAGGTTCCAGGCCTGTTGAGAGATCTGCTCCGTGTTCGATGCCTCTGCAAAACTCACAGAATGGGAGGAATGCTA ATGCACCCTCTCCATTTCCTCCGTCACCATACATCATTAACCATAAGCGACGCAGCCCGCGCCTCCTCAAGAGCACTTCAGAGGCCAGCATACTGGCTGAGCGGAATGTTCTCCAGGATTGTGAAAAGCCTTTTGGTAAGAGCTCAGATATGGTGATT TTAAAGGAGCAAGGTGACAGTGTTTATCACTTTGAATATGATAGCAGCAAGAATGGTGACTTTGGGACTGGACACAGGGAAAGTGGGAGTAGTAGCATTACAAATGATTTACAGGTACCGACAATGAATTCACAAAGAGGTTTAGAGATTGAAGATTTCTTCGATCCAAATGAATCAATGACTTTTGCAAGTATTACAGATGTTGAAGATAATGCTGGGCAGAACTGTCTATGA
- the LOC130968275 gene encoding pentatricopeptide repeat-containing protein At2g03880, mitochondrial-like — protein sequence MEYATVSYGLCNLHSFQFLSLPILQVQIFSHKPPRNPFNIFSTVSSAQQRSGTTPKRDPSGRNHRSVPQTEKNIEMKPSNVGSKQRLKRYSSLLGNCALRGALNEGKAIHGHQIKTGVDPDSHFWVSLINLYAKCDYSSYACQALDEMPEQDVVSWTALIQGFVAQGNGRQGVDLFCEMRKKGISPNEFTVATCLKACSMCRDVSFGKQVHAEVIKEGLLSDVFIASALVNLYAKCGEIDLADKVFFCMPEQNEVLWNVLINGHAQVGDGKGAFRLFCEMINSEVEFSEFTLSSVLKGCINSGQLRDGQLVHCLAIKSGFEIDKFMCSSLVDIYSKCDMVDDALRLFYMITDHDVVSWSAMIACLEKQGHSSEAIKLFYLMRHTGIEPNQFTFSSVVSAAAELGDLAFGESIHACIFKFGFESDVSVSNALIGMYIKNGCVDDGYRVFEAMTGPDLVSWNTLLSGFHDYGYAESGSNVFCQMLVEGFRPNMYTFISILRSCSDLLDIKFGKQVHAQILKNSLDGNEYVGKALLDMYLKFRYMEESYIVFAKLINRDVFTWTVMITGFAQTEQEEKAIKFLNSMQQEGVRPNEFTIAGCLGGCSRITATESGRQLHSMALKSGLLPDMFVSGALVDMYAKCGCIEDAEAIFKGLVWRDKVLWNTMICGFSLHGQGDKALQTFQKMKDEGNLPDDVTFIGVLSACSHMGLVEEGKQHFNSMSNVYGVTPRDEHYAGMVDILSRAGRFVEVESFVEEMKLTSNALVWENVLGACAKHGNVKFGERAAKRLFELKCETDSTYILLSNTFASKGRWTEAKRIRALMSSHGVKKEPGCSWVEINNKVHVFVSDGGHPHIREIHLKLEELGESLRLIGYVPQMEHVLHDVPDTEKEEHLNHHSEKLALAFALMSNSHKKTIRIFKNLRICRNCHNFMKHVSRITTQEIVIRDTNRFHSFKDGSCSCQDYW from the coding sequence ATGGAATACGCAACTGTGTCCTATGGATTGTGCAACCTACACagttttcagtttctctccctACCCATTCTCCAAGTTCAAATCTTTTCACATAAACCACCACGAAACCCCTTCAACATTTTTTCCACAGTTAGTTCAGCTCAACAGAGGTCAGGGACAACACCTAAAAGAGACCCTAGTGGTAGAAATCATCGCTCAGTGCCTCAAACAGAGAAGAACATTGAGATGAAACCGTCAAACGTGGGTAGCAAGCAGAGGCTTAAACGATATTCTTCCTTGTTGGGTAATTGTGCTTTGAGAGGAGCTTTGAATGAGGGAAAGGCCATTCATGGTCACCAGATAAAAACTGGGGTGGACCCTGATTCTCACTTTTGGGTTTCACTCATCAACTTGTATGCAAAATGTGACTACTCCAGTTATGCATGCCAGGCGCTTGATGAAATGCCTGAACAAGATGTCGTGTCCTGGACTGCATTAATTCAGGGATTTGTAGCTCAGGGAAATGGCAGGCAGGGTGTTGATTTGTTTTGTGAGATGAGAAAGAAAGGGATCAGTCCGAATGAATTCACGGTTGCCACTTGTTTGAAAGCTTGTTCTATGTGCCGGGATGTTAGTTTTGGGAAACAGGTTCATGCTGAAGTGATTAAGGAGGGTTTATTATCTGATGTGTTTATTGCATCTGCATTAGTTAATCTATATGCGAAATGTGGTGAAATCGACCTTGCTGATAAGGTGTTCTTTTGCATGCCTGAGCAGAATGAAGTATTGTGGAATGTGTTGATTAATGGTCATGCTCAAGTGGGTGATGGGAAAGGAGCATTTAGATTATTTTGTGAAATGATAAATTCAGAAGTAGAATTCAGTGAATTTACCTTGTCCAGTGTACTTAAGGGTTGCATAAATTCAGGACAATTAAGAGACGGCCAACTTGTGCATTGTTTGGCAATCAAAAGTGGTTTTGAAATAGACAAATTCATGTGTTCCAGTCTTGTAGACATATATTCAAAGTGTGATATGGTAGATGATGCACTAAGACTTTTTTATATGATCACAGACCATGATGTAGTTTCGTGGAGTGCAATGATCGCTTGCCTTGAAAAGCAAGGTCATAGCAGTGAAGCAATTAAGCTATTTTACTTGATGAGACATACTGGAATTGAACCAAACCAATTTACCTTTTCAAGTGTTGTTAGTGCTGCTGCTGAATTGGGTGACTTGGCTTTTGGAGAAAGCATCCATGCTTGTATTTTCAAATTTGGGTTTGAATCAGATGTCTCTGTAAGTAATGCCCTTATCGGGATGTACATTAAAAATGGTTGTGTGGATGATGGTTATCGGGTGTTTGAGGCGATGACAGGGCCAGATCTTGTTTCTTGGAATACTCTATTGTCAGGATTTCATGACTATGGTTACGCTGAATCAGGATCAAATGTTTTCTGCCAGATGCTTGTCGAAGGATTTAGGCCAAATATGTATACATTTATTAGTATTTTAAGGTCTTGCTCTGATCTCTTAGACATAAAGTTCGGAAAGCAAGTTCATGCTCAAATTCTGAAAAACAGTCTTGATGGAAATGAATATGTTGGGAAAGCCCTTTTGGACATGTATCTCAAATTTAGATATATGGAAGAATCATATATAGTTTTTGCTAAGTTGATCAATAGGGATGTCTTCACATGGACAGTAATGATCACTGGTTTTGCTCAAACTGAGCAAGAAGAGAAGGCTATCAAATTCTTAAATTCAATGCAGCAAGAAGGAGTAAGGCCCAATGAGTTCACTATTGCTGGCTGTTTAGGTGGTTGTTCCCGGATAACTGCTACTGAAAGTGGAAGGCAACTTCACTCTATGGCACTTAAAAGTGGACTTCTGCCTGATATGTTTGTTTCCGGTGCACTTGTCGATATGTATGCAAAATGTGGCTGCATAGAAGATGCTGAGGCTATTTTTAAGGGACTGGTTTGGCGTGATAAAGTCCTATGGAACACTATGATATGTGGATTCTCTCTGCATGGTCAGGGTGATAAGGCCCTACAGACCTTTCAGAAAATGAAAGATGAGGGCAACTTACCCGATGATGTTACCTTTATAGGTGTCCTTTCTGCATGCAGCCACATGGGTCTTGTTGAAGAAGGGAAACAACACTTCAACTCCATGAGCAATGTTTATGGTGTCACTCCTAGAGACGAGCATTATGCTGGTATGGTTGACATTCTTAGCCGTGCAGGAAGATTTGTAGAGGTTGAAAGTTTTGttgaagagatgaagctcacgTCTAATGCATTGGTCTGGGAGAATGTTCTGGGCGCATGTGCAAAGCATGGGAATGTCAAATTTGGTGAAAGAGCAGCAAAAAGGCTATTTGAGCTCAAATGCGAGACAGACTCAACTTACATATTACTTTCAAATACTTTTGCTAGCAAAGGTAGGTGGACAGAGGCCAAAAGAATAAGGGCCTTGATGTCCAGCCATGGTGTGAAAAAGGAACCTGGTTGTAGCTGGGTAGAAATAAACAATAAAGTACATGTCTTTGTGTCGGATGGGGGACATCCTCACATCAGGGAAATCCATTTGAAATTGGAGGAGCTTGGTGAAAGTCTGAGATTGATTGGTTATGTACCACAAATGGAACATGTGCTTCATGATGTTCCAGACACAGAGAAAGAAGAACATCTTAATCACCATAGTGAGAAGTTGGCTCTTGCCTTTGCCCTTATGAGCAATAGCCATAAGAAAACAATACGAATCTTCAAAAACCTGCGTATCTGTCGCAATTGTCATAATTTTATGAAGCATGTCTCAAGGATCACAACTCAAGAAATAGTTATTCGCGACACTAACCGGTTCCACAGCTTCAAGGATGGATCGTGTTCCTGTCAAGATTATTGGTGA